Proteins encoded together in one Catellatospora citrea window:
- a CDS encoding enoyl-CoA hydratase-related protein — protein sequence MSSPDSHLVRVTHARGVTTITLDSPHNRNALSQRLMTELLAALAEANADERVRVIVLDHTGPVFCSGADLAETAAAAKSGQMPAALLGDVLGAVARSVKPVVAAVRGPARAGGLGLIAAADLAVCAAQATFAFTEVRLGVVPALISATVLPRLAPRAAAELYLTGDVFDGARAAAIGLVTATAPDDDLDAVVARWCDSLVRGAPASLATTKELLRRRPEPELDAELAYLSEISLRFFGSAEGREGVAAFREKRDAAWVPRSDEHGATAAGTP from the coding sequence ATGTCCTCACCTGACTCCCACCTCGTCCGGGTCACCCACGCCCGCGGCGTAACCACGATCACCCTCGACAGCCCGCACAACCGCAACGCGCTGTCGCAGCGGCTGATGACCGAGCTGCTGGCGGCGCTCGCCGAGGCGAACGCCGACGAGCGGGTCCGGGTGATCGTGCTCGACCACACCGGGCCGGTCTTCTGCTCCGGGGCCGACCTGGCCGAGACCGCCGCCGCGGCGAAATCGGGGCAGATGCCGGCCGCGCTGCTCGGCGACGTGCTGGGCGCGGTGGCGAGGTCGGTGAAGCCGGTGGTGGCCGCGGTGCGCGGACCGGCGCGGGCGGGCGGACTGGGCCTGATCGCCGCGGCCGACCTGGCCGTGTGCGCGGCCCAGGCGACGTTCGCCTTCACCGAGGTGCGGCTGGGCGTGGTGCCCGCGCTGATCTCGGCGACGGTGCTGCCGCGGCTGGCCCCGCGTGCCGCCGCGGAGCTGTACCTGACCGGCGATGTCTTCGACGGCGCCCGCGCCGCCGCGATCGGCCTGGTCACCGCGACCGCACCGGACGACGACCTGGACGCCGTCGTGGCGCGCTGGTGCGACAGCCTGGTCCGGGGCGCCCCCGCGTCGCTGGCGACCACGAAGGAGCTGCTGCGCCGCCGCCCCGAGCCGGAACTGGACGCCGAGCTGGCCTACCTGTCGGAAATCTCGCTGCGCTTCTTCGGCTCCGCGGAAGGCCGGGAAGGAGTCGCCGCATTCCGGGAGAAACGGGATGCCGCATGGGTTCCACGGTCCGACGAGCACGGTGCCACGGCGGCGGGCACCCCGTAG